In the genome of Cellvibrio sp. KY-YJ-3, one region contains:
- a CDS encoding metallohydrolase: protein MGARIEFFPVDNGDMTLLTLNGGRRILIDINIRKAADDENDSTTIDVASLLRSRLDRDEDGRLYVDVFLLTHPDKDHCSGLERHFHLGQPDEWNESEDKILIKEMWSSPIIFRRQKEVEGGLCPDADAWWKEARRRARLYKSATRKEIIGSGNLIQILGEDKDNKTDDLTEILVKTNTEIVKICGVEEGDFRAWLLAPQLVCDDELEQLTGKNHSSTVIRFAIHADGMDGAGLFLTGGDAQVENWERVWKRNSDHPDRLTYNVLQAPHHCSWRSLSYDSWSDKGDSVKVSQDAREALAQAAEKSFIVASCKEIKDDKDPPCIRAKQEYIDILSARSGEFLCTASECENDVLTLEIDRNGPSRPSKKNKGGLLSGLAAAMPRKVEKDGGGRYA from the coding sequence ATGGGTGCAAGAATAGAGTTTTTCCCTGTAGACAATGGCGATATGACTTTGCTTACATTAAATGGTGGGCGTCGAATACTGATAGATATCAATATTCGGAAAGCTGCGGATGACGAGAATGATTCGACTACTATCGATGTTGCCTCATTACTCCGATCAAGATTAGATCGCGATGAAGATGGACGGTTGTATGTTGATGTATTTCTACTGACTCACCCGGATAAGGATCACTGCTCTGGATTGGAGCGACACTTTCATTTAGGCCAACCTGATGAATGGAATGAGTCCGAAGATAAAATTTTAATTAAAGAAATGTGGTCATCTCCCATTATTTTCCGGCGTCAAAAAGAGGTTGAAGGAGGTCTTTGTCCAGACGCGGACGCTTGGTGGAAAGAGGCTCGTCGGAGGGCTCGCCTGTATAAATCGGCGACGAGGAAGGAAATCATAGGGAGCGGAAATTTAATTCAAATCTTGGGCGAGGACAAGGATAATAAAACTGACGACTTAACTGAAATCCTTGTTAAGACCAATACTGAAATCGTTAAGATTTGCGGGGTGGAAGAGGGCGATTTTCGTGCGTGGTTACTTGCCCCCCAATTGGTATGTGATGATGAACTTGAGCAACTAACAGGAAAAAACCATTCTAGCACTGTGATTCGTTTTGCGATTCATGCTGATGGTATGGACGGTGCAGGGTTATTCCTGACTGGCGGCGACGCGCAAGTGGAAAATTGGGAGCGCGTTTGGAAGCGAAACAGCGATCATCCAGATAGATTGACTTACAACGTTTTGCAAGCTCCGCACCATTGTTCCTGGCGATCTCTTTCTTACGACAGTTGGAGCGATAAAGGAGATTCTGTGAAAGTCAGTCAAGATGCGCGAGAAGCCTTGGCTCAAGCAGCAGAAAAATCTTTCATCGTCGCAAGCTGCAAGGAAATCAAAGATGACAAAGATCCTCCTTGCATCCGCGCGAAGCAGGAGTACATTGACATTCTTTCTGCTCGTAGTGGCGAATTTCTGTGTACAGCATCTGAGTGCGAAAATGATGTGCTCACACTAGAGATAGATCGCAACGGCCCTTCAAGACCATCAAAGAAAAATAAAGGCGGGCTCTTAAGTGGCTTGGCAGCAGCGATGCCTCGAAAAGTCGAAAAGGACGGTGGCGGGCGCTATGCCTAA
- a CDS encoding sugar phosphate isomerase/epimerase gives MKFGASTWLWTSPFTDQQITLLEKIAGLGFDFVELPVEDPSHFSVEKLKPVLTDLGLTAVICAAVTKERDLSAGSLATRKQAFHYFESCLVLAEGLGSPCVVGPLYAPVAKARLATESLRSAEWDRSVASLAQLAQTAGNCGVHLGLEPLNRFETDMINTVADAQRFLQQADSRYLGISLDSFHMNIEETDFHRAITLAGEKLIHLQVSDSHRGVPGEGNSDWAGLRAGLIEIGYDGTIGIESFSPDASSLAEAVCIWRRFANTQDDFARDGLAFLRQWWAGA, from the coding sequence ATGAAATTTGGCGCTAGTACCTGGCTCTGGACCTCTCCCTTTACCGACCAGCAAATCACACTGCTCGAAAAAATTGCAGGACTAGGCTTCGATTTTGTCGAACTGCCGGTGGAGGACCCGAGCCACTTCTCGGTAGAAAAACTAAAGCCGGTCTTAACGGACTTGGGCCTAACGGCGGTGATTTGCGCCGCCGTTACCAAAGAGCGCGACCTGAGTGCAGGGAGTCTCGCCACGCGCAAACAGGCGTTTCATTACTTTGAGTCTTGTCTTGTGCTAGCAGAAGGGCTGGGGTCGCCTTGTGTGGTGGGCCCGCTGTACGCGCCGGTCGCTAAAGCGCGCCTGGCAACGGAATCCCTGCGCTCTGCGGAGTGGGATAGATCCGTCGCGAGCCTTGCACAATTGGCGCAAACCGCCGGCAATTGTGGTGTGCATTTGGGGCTGGAGCCGCTCAACCGCTTTGAAACCGACATGATCAATACCGTTGCGGATGCGCAACGTTTTCTGCAGCAGGCGGACAGCCGCTATCTGGGTATTTCACTGGATAGTTTTCATATGAATATCGAGGAGACTGATTTCCATCGCGCTATCACTCTGGCGGGTGAAAAACTGATTCATTTGCAAGTATCAGACAGCCATCGCGGTGTGCCGGGTGAGGGCAATAGTGACTGGGCTGGGTTGCGCGCAGGGCTGATCGAGATCGGTTATGACGGCACTATCGGCATTGAAAGTTTTTCACCGGATGCCTCCAGTTTGGCAGAGGCGGTGTGTATTTGGCGCCGCTTTGCCAACACGCAGGATGACTTTGCGCGCGATGGCCTGGCGTTTTTGCGCCAGTGGTGGGCAGGCGCTTAA
- a CDS encoding AraC family transcriptional regulator, producing MNHFDDWLTQLDPRHSPAQLFDYMPNVMYFVKDCEGRIMTGNQAFAERCGCRSPDELFGKRDEELFPLYMAEKFRRDDELLLKNGTSLLNLIELFPTREGLPEWFITQKLPLFERSGKIHGLCGIVQSYERMLDYSQNPLFQVVQYIRSHYAEHLSVPDIAKQFGFSERQLERRFADTFRISPSQYLIRLRVLIASDRLKYTIEPIADIAIDCGFYDHSNFIHHFKRILGMTPLVYRKRYRTTG from the coding sequence ATGAACCATTTTGATGATTGGCTAACCCAGCTAGATCCACGACACTCGCCAGCACAGCTTTTCGACTACATGCCCAACGTGATGTATTTTGTGAAAGACTGCGAAGGCCGCATCATGACTGGTAATCAGGCGTTTGCGGAACGCTGTGGTTGCCGCTCGCCGGATGAGCTTTTTGGTAAACGTGATGAGGAGCTTTTTCCGCTCTACATGGCAGAGAAATTTCGCCGCGATGACGAACTTTTACTAAAAAATGGCACATCTTTACTAAATTTAATTGAACTGTTTCCGACCCGCGAAGGACTACCGGAATGGTTTATTACGCAAAAACTTCCGCTCTTTGAACGCAGCGGAAAAATTCATGGACTTTGCGGCATAGTGCAAAGTTATGAGCGAATGTTGGACTACTCGCAAAATCCGCTATTTCAAGTGGTTCAATATATTCGCTCACATTATGCGGAGCATTTGAGCGTCCCCGATATTGCCAAACAATTTGGTTTTTCCGAACGACAACTTGAACGTCGTTTCGCCGACACCTTTCGTATTAGCCCATCGCAATATTTAATTCGCTTGCGCGTGCTAATTGCCAGTGATCGTCTGAAATACACCATCGAACCTATTGCCGATATCGCCATCGACTGTGGCTTTTACGATCACAGCAATTTCATTCACCACTTCAAACGCATTTTGGGAATGACGCCGCTGGTGTATCGCAAGCGTTACCGCACTACTGGGTGA